The following proteins come from a genomic window of Vicia villosa cultivar HV-30 ecotype Madison, WI unplaced genomic scaffold, Vvil1.0 ctg.000192F_1_1_3_2, whole genome shotgun sequence:
- the LOC131625201 gene encoding phytochrome-associated serine/threonine-protein phosphatase produces MDLDQWISKVKDGQHLLEDELQLLCEYVKEILIEESNVQPVNSPVTVCGDIHGQFHDLMKLFQTGGHVPETNYIFMGDFVDRGYNSLEVFTILLLLKARYPANITLLRGNHESRQLTQVYGFYDECQRKYGNANAWRYCTDVFDYLTLSAIIDGTVLCVHGGLSPDIRTIDQIRVIERNCEIPHEGPFCDLMWSDPEDIETWAVSPRGAGWLFGSRVTSEFNHINNLDLVCRAHQLVQEGLKYMFQDKGLVTVWSAPNYCYRCGNVASILSFNENMEREVKFFTETEENNQMRGPRTGVPYFL; encoded by the exons ATGGATTTGGACCAGTGGATCTCGAAGGTTAAAGATGGCCAACACCTTCTCGAAGACGAACTTCAGCTTCTCTGCGAATAc GTTAAAGAGATTCTTATCGAGGAGTCCAATGTGCAACCTGTCAATAGTCCAGTAACTGTTTGTGGTGATATTCATGGTCAGTTTCATGATCTAATGAAACTTTTCCAGACCGGCGGTCATGTTCCCGAGACGAATTACATTTTTATG GGGGATTTTGTTGATCGGGGTTACAATAGTCTTGAAGTATTCACCATCCTTTTGCTTCTTAAAGCTAG ATACCCAGCTAATATTACCCTTCTACGTGGAAATCATGAAAGTAGACAACTCACCCAG GTCTATGGATTTTATGATGAATGCCAGAGAAAGTATGGAAATGCTAATGCTTGGCGATACTGTACCGATGTCTTCGACTATCTTACACTTTCTGCAATTATAGATGGAACT GTACTTTGTGTTCACGGTGGCCTTTCTCCAGACATCCGAACAATTGACCAG ATAAGAGTCATCGAGCGGAACTGTGAAATTCCTCATGAGGGGCCATTTTGTGATCTAATGTGGAGTGATCCTGAGGATATTGAAACATGGGCAGTCAGTCCTCGCGGAGCTGGTTGGCTTTTCGGATCTCGGGTTACATCTGAG TTCAATCACATAAACAACCTTGATCTTGTTTGTCGAGCACATCAACTTGTACAAGAAGGTCTTAAATACATGTTCCAAGATAAAGGCCTTGTAACC GTATGGTCTGCACCTAATTACTGTTACCGTTGTGGAAATGTAGCCTCTATTCTTAGTTTCAATGAAAATATG gagagagaagTTAAGTTTTTCACTGAAACTGAGGAGAACAATCAGATGAGAGGGCCAAGGACAGGTGTTCCGTATTTCTTATAA